Proteins encoded by one window of Actinocorallia herbida:
- a CDS encoding helix-turn-helix transcriptional regulator — protein MTSVTRADLMARYGVGRSTLEKWFRERAENGHPEPDGAGGRTLTWDADAWHAWYTAREASPAAPEGLLSREGLAARHGLSKHALKELWAARETNGHPQPALVKGKALYWDGDAWAAWYRALPTGPEPDPDALVTLAEAGRLLGLSPGSVTVYASRPPKGWPAPVEEVALGGGRVRRLYRRDDVLSYRRAQDR, from the coding sequence GTGACCTCGGTGACCCGCGCTGACCTCATGGCCCGCTACGGCGTCGGCCGCAGCACCCTGGAGAAATGGTTCAGGGAGCGCGCCGAGAACGGCCATCCCGAGCCGGACGGGGCCGGCGGCCGCACGCTGACGTGGGACGCCGACGCCTGGCACGCCTGGTACACCGCGCGGGAAGCCTCCCCCGCCGCGCCCGAGGGCCTGTTGTCCCGGGAAGGGCTCGCCGCAAGGCACGGGCTGTCCAAGCACGCGTTGAAGGAGCTGTGGGCGGCCCGAGAGACGAACGGGCACCCTCAGCCCGCACTCGTCAAGGGGAAGGCCCTCTACTGGGACGGCGACGCCTGGGCGGCCTGGTACCGCGCTCTTCCCACCGGGCCGGAGCCCGACCCCGACGCGTTGGTCACCCTCGCCGAGGCAGGGCGCCTGCTCGGCTTGTCCCCGGGTTCGGTGACGGTGTACGCGAGCCGTCCTCCGAAGGGCTGGCCCGCACCGGTGGAAGAGGTGGCCCTCGGCGGAGGAAGGGTGCGCCGTCTCTACCGACGGGATGACGTGCTCTCCTACCGCCGTGCCCAAGATCGCTGA